GCCGGTTTTGTCAAAACAGTGTGGAGTGATGGCCGTATTGCAGGCATTGCCGCGGTAGGCGCTGGCGTGTCGCACCTTGTGATGGTTGCCCTTCTGCTGATCAAGGAAGGCTACACAGAACAAAACCTGCATGAAATCATGTTTGCCCACCCCACACTGGATGAAATTGTGTCCATGTCCATTCTGGCTCCCAGAGCGCGTGTGGAACAAAACTAGCCCGGCAACCGCCAAGGAGATCAAGGTGAATTTTCCTCACGACAGAAAATACCATGCGGAACATCTGTGGGCGCAAAGCCAGCCGGACGGAACCTGCATCATTGGTATTACCGACTTTGCGCAGGACCAGCTTGGCGGGGTGATCTTTGTGGATCTTCCCGCTGTCGGGGTCAGCTTCCGGCAGGGCGAATCGTGTGCTTCCATTGAATCCGTAAAGGTTACCAGCGAGGCCATCATGCCCATCTCCGGGCAGGTTACGGCCATTAACGAGGCCCTTGCCGACGCACCAGAACTGCTCAACAACGATCCCTACACCCAGGGATGGCTGATAAAGGTGCAACCCACGGCACCGGATGAAGGTGGCTGCATTACAGCCGAGGAATATGCCCAGGCGGTGTCCAGCTAACAGCATCAAAGGCAGACTCCCCCACTGGTAGCCCCGAAGAATTGCCCTTCGGGGCTACGCAGCATGAAGCCATGTCCCCCGGGCCAGAACTGGTACGGGGGACATGGCGTGTTATGGGCTGGGCACCCTGTGGTGGCAGTTATAGCGCAGACCTCGCTCTGCCGATTGAACCGCCCGATTTCCAGTGCGCGGGCTTTGCAGGATTCAGATACTTTTACGCAAACTCGCTGATCACACCACTAGCCCCAAACAGGCAAAACTGCCTTGGTTGATATACTGTTCAGCAAGCATGAATCCAAAGGGCAAGATCACCACTTTCGCCAGGACACGAGAGTATCAAATTTTTATTGTTTTAAAATCAGTATATTGCACCAATAAATTTACAAACTGGAATTCCAGTATTCTGAGATTCCGCTTGACGAACCCGCCCTGACACTCTACGTTGAAAAAAAAGGTCAGGTGCATGGTCACTATTCCCGAAGATTGCCGCAAGCTGAACAAGGGCTCGGATGAGAACTCCAATGTTCTTTATATTCAGGTTCTTGAAAAGATCCGCCTGTGGATTTTAAAAGGCTATATCAAAGAAGGCGAATACCTTCCCTCAGAGAGGGAAATTGCCGCCCTGTTTGACGTAAGCCGCATGCCCGTCACGCAGGCGCTCAAAATTCTTGAATTTCTGGGTGTTGTGCGTTTTATTCGAGGCAAGGGTTTTTGCGTCAAAAGCATCAACCTGCACCACATTATCAAGTGCATCGGCTTTATGGTTATGTCTGAACAAAACGACATAACAGACATTCAGGAAGCCCGCGAGGGCATTGAAGTTCAGGCTGCAACCCTGGCCGCCCAACGCCGCACGGACGAAGACATCACACGGGCCACCGCTGCCCTGGCCGAGATGGAAGCACGAATTGTACACGGCAAAAGCGCGGCACAGGCCTCACTGAGCTTTCACGAGGAACTGGTCAAGGCTTCTCACAACGACATACTGGTCAAGGTCAACGATTTTCTGCGCGAAATGCTTAAAAGTTCGCGGCAGGAAACACTGCGCGACCCTGCCCAGCTTTCCCTTGCTGTGCAGCAGCACCGCGAAATTTTGCAGGCTGTCATTGACCGAGACAGCGAAAAGGCCGCCATGCTCATGCGCGAACACTTGCGGGTGCTGCCAACCCATCATTAATCTGGCGTTTACAGCGCCATTTTTTTAAACCGTTGCTGGAATTCCAGCATTCCAAGACCGCATTCATAGGAGCAAGATCATGAATAATCTGTCAAAATTGGAATTCCAGAATTCCAATTCTTGCGCTACCGCTGCCACTTCTTCGCGCAATGACAAGATGCACCGCTACCGAATGCTGATCTTTGTGGTCATTTCGTTAAGCTATGTGGTCTCGTATTTTCACAGATCATCCTCGGCAGTGGTCGGCCCGGTTTTGATGGATGATCTGAATATTTCGCCTACCGATCTGGGGTTCATCGGCTCCATGTACTTCTGGGCCTATGCAGTTGCCTGTCTGCCTTCTGGCCTGCTGACCGACGCCATCGGAGCGCGCAAGACAATTACCTTCTGCCTTGGCATTGCCGCAGCCGGAACAATACTGTTTGCCGTTTCTTCTTCTGTTCCCCTGCTTGGAGCCGCCCGCTCCATGATCGGCTTTGGCGTCAGCTCTGTGTACATAGCAGCCATGAAAATATTCTCGGACTGGTACAAAAAAAATGAGCTGGCCACCTGCTCCGGAGCATTGCTGGCCGTTGGCAATGTCGGCGCGCTGCTTTCCACCGCGCCGCTGGTTGTACTTATTGGCGGCTTTGGCTGGCGCTCAACTTTTGAGGGGCTCGGCTGGTACACGGTCATTGTGGCCGTAATTTCGTATATTCTCATACGCAACTCGCCCACTGAGCTGGGCTTCAGCCCTGTTGAAGCCGTAGCACCCGAGGCAATGTCGAACACAGAGCCGCAGCCTTCGGTAATGGCTGCCCTGCTCCAGTTGTTATCCACAAGGAATTTTTATCTTCTGAGCATACTTTCATTCATGTATTACGGCACATTCATGGGTGTGGGTGCGCTTTGGGCTGGGCCTTACCTTCAGGATGTATACGGCCTGTCACGTCAGGGCGCAGCTTCCGTGCTCATGTTCTTTCCCATAGGCATGACCGTGGGTTGCCCCCTCAGCGGTTACCTCTCGGACAAAGTGCTACGCTCGCGCCGTCTGGTGCTGCTCTATGGCAGCTTTCTGCATCTGCTGGCGTATATTCCATTTATCTTTTTTACAGATCAGATTCCCCCTCTTGGGCTTTACTGTCTGTTCTTCTACTTCGGTATTTCTGGCGGATTCTTTGTATCCTGCTTTGCCTGTGCCAAAGAAATTGCACATTCTGCATTTTCAGGAACAGCAATTGGCACACTTAATATGCTACTTGCATTTGGTGCTGCATTTTATCAATACACACTTGGCATAATCCTTAACAGTTATGGTCGTGGTAGTGACGGAAGTTATGGGCATGACGCATACAAAATGATATTTATTACCGCTGCCGCTGGCCTGTTTATTGGATGCATTTCAATTTACAAATTTAATGAACACAAACGCATATAAACGCTTAAAATGCTATTGGAGCATATAATAGACGTCTTGTTGGGCTTTTAACATATTACCTCACCTTGGTGAGAAAGGATGTTTGCCATGAAGATTGTTAGCGTAGACGTAATGCAGGTTCCCAGCGGCAATGCGGGCGCCTCACGCGGCGACTGGTGCCCGGTTATCGTGCGTATCAACACGGATGAAGGCATCAGCGGCTTTGGCGAAGTGGGCCTTGCTTACGGCAAGGGCTGGCGCGCTGGCATGGGCATGGTGCAGGACTTTGCCGAAGTGATCATGGGCGAAGACCCCATGCAGATCGAACGCATATGGGAAATGATTTTCCGCACCACCTTCTGGGGTATGGGCGGCGGCACGGTTGTAAGCGCTGCCATGAGCGGCATTGACATTGCCCTGTGGGACATCAAGGGCAAGGCGCTTGGCCTGCCGGTTTGGCAGCTCATGGGCGGCAAGACCAACGACAACCTGCGCACCTACGCCAGCCAGCTGCAGTTCAACTGGGGCAACAACCTCAGCAAGCAGCGGCTCATTGAACCCGAAGAATACGCGGAAGTTACGCGCGTTGCCATGGCCGAGGGTTACGACTCCATCAAGGTTGACCCGCTGATTTTCAGTAACCAACCCGACGGCAAGGGTCCCTGGAAAATAACCGGCCCCCTCGAGCACAAGGTCATCAAAACGGTTTACGACCGCATTGCGGCCATGCGCAAGGCTGGCGGCGATGATCTCGACATCATCATTGAAAACCACTCCAACACCGATACGATTTCCGCCATCCAGATTGGCCGCGCTCTCGAAGACCTGCGCATTTTCTACTACGAGGAACCCTGCCACCCCCTCAACGTGGAATCCATGGTTGAAATCAAAAACAAGGTTAACATTCCCATCGCTTCTGGCGAACGCATTTACACCCGCTATGGATACAGGCCTTTCCTCGAAAAGCGGGCCCTGCACGTTATCCAGCCCGATATCTGCCTGTGCGGCGGCCTCACAGAAGCCAAAAAAATCTGCGACATGGCCCACACCTACGACTGCGCCGTGCAGATCCATGTTTGCGGCAGCCCCATCTCCAAGGCGGCAGCCCTGCAGATTGAAGCGGTCATCCCCAACTTCATCATCCACGAGCACCATCAGCGCGCCCTCAACCCCGAAAGCCGCGAAACCTGCCTGTATGACTACCAGCCCGTCAACGGCCGCTACGCTGTGCCGGACAAGCCCGGTATCGGCCAAGAATTGACGCCCGAAACTATCAAGAAGTGCAACATCGTTACCGTTACTCGCGCCAAAAAATACATGTAGTGGCACGGAGTTTCTGCGGAGCCGCAAAGGCTCCGCAGAGCACACGCGAACTTACAGCCAGCGAGGGGTTTTCCGGTTACCCCGGCAGCCATAGCCAATATACACAGACAAATTTCATATGAACGGCAACACTCTTTTTTGATCCAGTTACCGCCAGGCACGTCTGCTGTTCATTGATGTACACGTTTTGAAAGGGGTTTTTATGTCAATCGCTATCGATAAAGAAGCCGTTCAGGAAGAAAAACCAACGCGCCAACGCCACCTTCTTGCAGCAATCTTGCTGGCAGTTGTGTTTTTTTCGTACATTGACCGCGTCAACGTATCCATTCTTGTGGTTGACCCTGAATTTCTCAAAATCATGGGAATTGAGGGTGATTCAGTGCAAAAGGGCCTTCTGATGACCCTTTTCCTGGCGGCCTACGGAGTGGGCAACGTGGTGCTGAGCCCGCTGGGTGATATTCTTGGACCCCGCAAGGCCATGTCGCTTTCCATTTTGATGTGGGGCATTTCGTTGGTCATCGGCGGGCTTGCAAGCGTGTTTACCATCATGCTTGCGTCACGCGTGCTGCTTGGCCTGGGTGAAGGCATGCACTTTCCCATGCAAAGCAAATTTATCAAGGAATGGTTTCCCCCAACTGAGCGCGGCAAGGCCAACGCCGTATGGCAAACAGGCATGGCCCTTGCGCCTGCCATCGCCATGCCCTTTTTTACCTGGATTATCCACGTTTCTGGCTGGCGTGAAAGCTTCTTTGTCCTGCTCTGTATGGGCTTGATCCCCCTTTATCTCGTCTGGTTCCACACCTCAGACACCCCTCAGACCAACAAGCGCATAAACAAGGCCGAGCTGGAACACATCGAAAACGGCCTGGCAGCGGAAAAATCGGCTCAGACCGTCGGCAAGGCCACCTTTGCCGAGGGCCTCAAGTCTTTTGCCGGCAACTATCAGTTCTGGCTCATTGTTGTGTACTATATTGTGCACACCTCGGTTCTGTGGGGTTCCATGACCTGGCTGCCCTCATATCTTAAAGAAGCGCGTGGTTTCTCCTGGGCCGCCATGGGCGCTCTCTCATCCCTGCCGTGGATTCTCGGCGTGGTAACCAAGATCATGTCGGGCATTCTGGCCGACAAAATGGGCCGCCGCGCTCCCATCATTCTGGTGGCAATGATTGGCGTTGCTGTGGGCGTGTACTTTGGTGCCAATGCCGAAGACAACATGACCTCTGCCATATTCCTTGCCATCGGCATCGGGTCGATTGGTCTTGGCGGCCCCACCGCATGGACCCTGATGCAGGATATCGTTCCCGCCCGGGGCATTTCCACGGCTGCAGGCGTCATGAACGGCGTGGGCAATGGTTTTTCTGCCCTTGCGCCTCTGGCCATCGGCTTCCTCATTTCTGTCACTGGCAGCTATGTGGGTGGCCTGCTGTACCTTGTGGGCTGCGCCTGCGTAGGCGGCATTGCCATGCTTATTCTGACCATCAAGGGCC
The Desulfovibrio sp. DNA segment above includes these coding regions:
- the gcvH gene encoding glycine cleavage system protein GcvH is translated as MNFPHDRKYHAEHLWAQSQPDGTCIIGITDFAQDQLGGVIFVDLPAVGVSFRQGESCASIESVKVTSEAIMPISGQVTAINEALADAPELLNNDPYTQGWLIKVQPTAPDEGGCITAEEYAQAVSS
- a CDS encoding FadR/GntR family transcriptional regulator, producing the protein MVTIPEDCRKLNKGSDENSNVLYIQVLEKIRLWILKGYIKEGEYLPSEREIAALFDVSRMPVTQALKILEFLGVVRFIRGKGFCVKSINLHHIIKCIGFMVMSEQNDITDIQEAREGIEVQAATLAAQRRTDEDITRATAALAEMEARIVHGKSAAQASLSFHEELVKASHNDILVKVNDFLREMLKSSRQETLRDPAQLSLAVQQHREILQAVIDRDSEKAAMLMREHLRVLPTHH
- a CDS encoding MFS transporter — its product is MNNLSKLEFQNSNSCATAATSSRNDKMHRYRMLIFVVISLSYVVSYFHRSSSAVVGPVLMDDLNISPTDLGFIGSMYFWAYAVACLPSGLLTDAIGARKTITFCLGIAAAGTILFAVSSSVPLLGAARSMIGFGVSSVYIAAMKIFSDWYKKNELATCSGALLAVGNVGALLSTAPLVVLIGGFGWRSTFEGLGWYTVIVAVISYILIRNSPTELGFSPVEAVAPEAMSNTEPQPSVMAALLQLLSTRNFYLLSILSFMYYGTFMGVGALWAGPYLQDVYGLSRQGAASVLMFFPIGMTVGCPLSGYLSDKVLRSRRLVLLYGSFLHLLAYIPFIFFTDQIPPLGLYCLFFYFGISGGFFVSCFACAKEIAHSAFSGTAIGTLNMLLAFGAAFYQYTLGIILNSYGRGSDGSYGHDAYKMIFITAAAGLFIGCISIYKFNEHKRI
- a CDS encoding mandelate racemase/muconate lactonizing enzyme family protein; this translates as MKIVSVDVMQVPSGNAGASRGDWCPVIVRINTDEGISGFGEVGLAYGKGWRAGMGMVQDFAEVIMGEDPMQIERIWEMIFRTTFWGMGGGTVVSAAMSGIDIALWDIKGKALGLPVWQLMGGKTNDNLRTYASQLQFNWGNNLSKQRLIEPEEYAEVTRVAMAEGYDSIKVDPLIFSNQPDGKGPWKITGPLEHKVIKTVYDRIAAMRKAGGDDLDIIIENHSNTDTISAIQIGRALEDLRIFYYEEPCHPLNVESMVEIKNKVNIPIASGERIYTRYGYRPFLEKRALHVIQPDICLCGGLTEAKKICDMAHTYDCAVQIHVCGSPISKAAALQIEAVIPNFIIHEHHQRALNPESRETCLYDYQPVNGRYAVPDKPGIGQELTPETIKKCNIVTVTRAKKYM
- a CDS encoding MFS transporter, with translation MSIAIDKEAVQEEKPTRQRHLLAAILLAVVFFSYIDRVNVSILVVDPEFLKIMGIEGDSVQKGLLMTLFLAAYGVGNVVLSPLGDILGPRKAMSLSILMWGISLVIGGLASVFTIMLASRVLLGLGEGMHFPMQSKFIKEWFPPTERGKANAVWQTGMALAPAIAMPFFTWIIHVSGWRESFFVLLCMGLIPLYLVWFHTSDTPQTNKRINKAELEHIENGLAAEKSAQTVGKATFAEGLKSFAGNYQFWLIVVYYIVHTSVLWGSMTWLPSYLKEARGFSWAAMGALSSLPWILGVVTKIMSGILADKMGRRAPIILVAMIGVAVGVYFGANAEDNMTSAIFLAIGIGSIGLGGPTAWTLMQDIVPARGISTAAGVMNGVGNGFSALAPLAIGFLISVTGSYVGGLLYLVGCACVGGIAMLILTIKGR